Proteins from a genomic interval of Brachybacterium vulturis:
- a CDS encoding glycoside hydrolase family 5 protein — MSLSTEGSTLVDEHGRQRILHGINLVAKGSPGATEPSAFRGCWTGEDLAQLRDIGLDSVRLGVNWAATEPRPGEYSPQHLDWLAQQLDLLHDAGCAVILDGHQDLFSQSFGNGAPAWATLTAQRFEATELWSDAYLSSPAVHEAYDAFWADAPAGDGVGIRTRFVAMWGMLSQRFGSHPAVIGYDVLNEPTPGSAAPQLFGAIIHVVAELTGQAPEQVMADFADPAAKLSQLAQLEDPSLHRTLGDRIAPMLAEFEQGPVHALYTAAARAIREADPRGLILREHDYFGNIGIPASIPPLEDAAWAYSPHGYDLVVDTAAMPQASDTRVTTIFERAAETGEGLGVPVIVGEWGAFGTHEGIARHADAQLELFDARAWSWFYWCWEPGFAATEAAARLRRPRPRAVAGRDLRAGTSAGGGWRAAWTGIDCDAPSEFWIPPEREVEHLVDGRRQELRREQATVLLAPGAGEHRLRVS; from the coding sequence ATGTCGCTTTCCACCGAGGGGTCGACGCTCGTCGACGAGCACGGTCGCCAACGGATCCTGCACGGCATCAACCTGGTCGCCAAGGGCAGTCCCGGCGCCACCGAGCCCTCGGCGTTCCGGGGCTGCTGGACCGGCGAGGACCTCGCCCAGCTGCGGGACATCGGGCTGGACAGCGTGCGCCTGGGAGTGAACTGGGCGGCGACCGAGCCCCGACCCGGCGAGTACTCCCCGCAGCACCTGGACTGGCTGGCCCAGCAGCTGGATCTGCTGCACGACGCCGGATGCGCGGTGATCCTCGACGGGCACCAGGACCTGTTCTCGCAGTCCTTCGGCAACGGCGCCCCGGCCTGGGCGACCCTGACGGCGCAGCGGTTCGAGGCCACCGAGCTGTGGTCGGACGCCTATCTCTCCTCCCCCGCCGTGCACGAGGCCTACGACGCCTTCTGGGCCGACGCCCCCGCCGGGGACGGCGTCGGGATCCGCACCCGTTTCGTGGCGATGTGGGGGATGCTCTCTCAGCGGTTCGGCTCGCATCCGGCGGTGATCGGGTACGACGTGCTGAACGAACCGACCCCGGGGTCCGCCGCCCCGCAGCTGTTCGGGGCGATCATCCACGTCGTCGCCGAGCTCACCGGCCAGGCCCCGGAGCAGGTGATGGCCGACTTCGCCGACCCTGCCGCGAAGCTCTCCCAGCTCGCCCAGCTCGAGGACCCCTCCCTGCATCGCACCCTCGGGGACCGGATCGCGCCGATGCTGGCCGAGTTCGAGCAGGGCCCCGTCCATGCGCTGTACACCGCGGCGGCGCGCGCGATCCGGGAGGCGGATCCGCGCGGCCTGATCCTGCGCGAGCACGACTACTTCGGCAACATCGGCATCCCCGCCTCGATCCCTCCGCTCGAGGACGCGGCCTGGGCCTACTCCCCGCACGGCTACGACCTGGTGGTGGACACCGCAGCGATGCCGCAGGCCAGCGACACCCGGGTCACCACGATCTTCGAACGCGCCGCGGAGACCGGCGAGGGCCTCGGCGTGCCGGTGATCGTCGGCGAATGGGGCGCGTTCGGGACGCATGAGGGCATCGCTCGCCACGCCGACGCGCAGCTGGAGCTGTTCGATGCCCGCGCCTGGAGCTGGTTCTACTGGTGCTGGGAGCCGGGGTTCGCGGCCACGGAGGCGGCGGCGCGGCTGCGTCGGCCGCGGCCCCGCGCGGTGGCCGGGCGGGATCTGCGGGCCGGCACCTCGGCGGGTGGGGGCTGGCGTGCGGCCTGGACCGGTATCGACTGCGATGCGCCGAGCGAGTTCTGGATCCCGCCGGAGCGGGAGGTCGAGCACCTCGTCGACGGTCGTCGCCAGGAGCTGCGACGGGAGCAGGCCACGGTGCTGCTGGCCCCCGGGGCTGGCGAGCACCGGCTGCGGGTGAGCTGA
- a CDS encoding MFS transporter translates to MAMPLKRRLLLATPLPAAWMSSVIIHNVYVKFYTDVVGMDPRYVGWVYLIFNIWNVLNDPVFGVLLDKMRYRPGKGKFLLVMRVTIPFLLLGLVLMAWTPSSWSQAAIFTVFLVELFLFDVASTLYLISATSYVYLAAPTREDRIDVEVARAWIGNIISAVATVVATQMLVGDAVTERITLNVMLMGVVLVNGAVYAFAAWALRDPPELYEQGDGGAAPVTASRLLRDLRSVVRMRAFWALFFHGMLFMAPMGIYFTAFLYFMDHVVRSTGTQATLADTGSMVVVLVLLPLVAQGIKRLGSRTAMWVAALPYLGGFALLLLWADTWWNVLLCYVLIMTGRYTVSTATTALDAALIDHNERLTGVRKAGSIASVRALLTAPIAGVQMVLYMAILTAGGYDITAEVQSPQTQEAIRLATAGVPILFALVGLIPLVFLPYDRARERELSEWSRARRPEEGTAVGPDTTE, encoded by the coding sequence ATGGCGATGCCGCTGAAGCGGCGGCTGCTGCTGGCCACGCCCCTGCCGGCGGCGTGGATGTCCTCGGTGATCATCCACAACGTCTACGTGAAGTTCTACACCGACGTGGTGGGGATGGATCCGCGGTACGTGGGCTGGGTGTACCTGATCTTCAACATCTGGAACGTGCTGAACGATCCGGTGTTCGGCGTGCTGCTGGACAAGATGCGCTACCGCCCCGGCAAGGGCAAGTTCCTGCTGGTGATGCGGGTGACGATCCCCTTCCTCCTGCTGGGACTGGTGCTGATGGCGTGGACGCCGTCGTCCTGGTCGCAGGCCGCGATCTTCACCGTGTTCCTGGTCGAGCTGTTCCTGTTCGACGTCGCCTCGACGCTGTACCTGATCTCTGCGACCAGCTACGTCTACCTCGCCGCCCCCACCCGCGAGGACCGGATCGACGTCGAGGTCGCCCGGGCCTGGATCGGGAACATCATCTCCGCGGTCGCGACCGTGGTCGCCACCCAGATGCTGGTGGGCGATGCCGTCACCGAACGGATCACGCTGAACGTGATGCTGATGGGGGTGGTGCTGGTCAACGGTGCCGTCTACGCGTTCGCGGCCTGGGCGCTGCGCGACCCGCCGGAGCTGTACGAGCAGGGCGACGGCGGCGCGGCCCCGGTGACCGCCTCCCGTCTGCTGCGGGACCTGCGCTCCGTGGTGCGGATGCGCGCGTTCTGGGCGCTGTTCTTCCACGGCATGCTGTTCATGGCCCCGATGGGGATCTACTTCACCGCGTTCCTGTACTTCATGGACCATGTGGTCCGCTCCACCGGCACCCAGGCCACCCTGGCGGACACCGGTTCGATGGTCGTCGTGCTCGTGCTGCTGCCCCTGGTCGCGCAGGGCATCAAGCGCCTGGGCTCGCGCACGGCGATGTGGGTCGCGGCGCTGCCCTACCTCGGCGGTTTCGCGCTCCTGCTGCTCTGGGCCGATACCTGGTGGAACGTGCTGCTGTGCTACGTGCTGATCATGACCGGCCGGTACACGGTCTCCACCGCCACCACCGCACTGGATGCCGCGCTGATCGATCACAACGAGCGCCTCACCGGGGTGCGCAAGGCGGGGTCGATCGCCTCGGTCCGGGCGCTGCTGACCGCGCCGATCGCCGGAGTGCAGATGGTGCTGTACATGGCGATCCTCACCGCCGGCGGCTACGACATCACCGCCGAGGTGCAGTCCCCGCAGACCCAGGAGGCGATCCGCCTCGCCACCGCCGGGGTGCCGATCCTCTTCGCCCTGGTGGGCCTGATCCCGCTCGTCTTCCTGCCCTACGACCGGGCGCGGGAGCGGGAGCTCAGCGAATGGTCGCGGGCACGCCGGCCCGAGGAGGGGACGGCGGTGGGGCCGGACACGACCGAGTGA
- a CDS encoding phosphotransferase family protein, with amino-acid sequence MTPEPNADTHPLDQYRDPSDAAFVRDVAADVAAHFGGDLMRMRRANGYSNATWVGDGIAVRIAHTPVDMARETALVRALPREVGHPEILGEGTAEGHGWIVTKEVRGQNLHEVWPTLSPVEQQQAVRQLWARAHIVHDASSSLRTHVAAYGGFVPATLGDATTAAGRATDALGLSSAQQSRLDEVIEEYFRAAPLVEQSVNHGDLALMNALWDGEVISLLDFEFAVLGPVEIDLCRLVCEARVSEDGQQEDSNAGAVALEITARHMDPVHGRALLHGAAVLDQLRDLDIWLGHDDAPGRVEDWRPCRLLTDLLDTEGGYLGPLL; translated from the coding sequence ATGACGCCAGAGCCCAACGCGGACACCCACCCGCTCGACCAGTACCGCGACCCGTCCGACGCAGCCTTCGTCCGCGACGTGGCCGCCGACGTGGCGGCCCACTTCGGTGGCGACCTCATGCGGATGCGGCGAGCAAACGGGTACTCGAACGCGACCTGGGTCGGTGACGGCATCGCCGTGCGGATCGCGCATACGCCCGTCGACATGGCTCGGGAGACCGCACTCGTGCGTGCTCTACCACGAGAGGTCGGGCACCCAGAGATACTCGGGGAGGGCACTGCCGAAGGCCACGGCTGGATCGTGACCAAGGAGGTTCGGGGCCAGAACCTGCATGAGGTCTGGCCAACCCTGTCACCTGTGGAGCAGCAACAGGCTGTCCGGCAACTGTGGGCTCGGGCCCATATCGTGCACGACGCGAGCTCCTCTCTCAGGACGCATGTCGCAGCGTACGGGGGTTTCGTTCCGGCCACGCTCGGCGATGCCACGACGGCGGCGGGACGCGCCACCGATGCGCTCGGACTGTCCAGCGCCCAGCAGTCGCGGCTGGACGAAGTCATCGAGGAGTACTTTCGAGCTGCGCCCCTCGTCGAGCAGTCTGTCAACCACGGCGACCTTGCCCTGATGAACGCCCTCTGGGACGGCGAGGTCATCTCCCTGCTGGACTTTGAGTTCGCAGTGCTCGGTCCGGTCGAGATCGACCTATGCCGGCTGGTATGCGAGGCCCGTGTATCCGAGGACGGCCAGCAAGAGGACTCGAATGCAGGGGCAGTCGCGCTGGAGATCACCGCTCGTCACATGGATCCGGTTCATGGTCGCGCGCTTCTCCACGGCGCCGCGGTCCTCGACCAGCTCCGCGACCTTGACATCTGGCTCGGCCATGACGACGCCCCAGGACGGGTCGAGGACTGGCGCCCGTGCCGCCTGCTCACGGACCTGCTCGACACCGAGGGCGGTTACCTCGGGCCCCTGCTCTAG
- a CDS encoding MFS transporter: MSHTPTPPAPLSPGRLRLVIVAMSLGAFAIGTTEFASMGLLPQIARDLEVSIPQAGMLITLYALGVVIGAPLVTIAAVRIPRARLLVLLIGLIGLGNLLSAIAPDFATLATARFLAGLPHGAYFGVASLVAARLSPPGRRARSVSLVMLGLTIATMIGVPASTALGQQVGWRSAYVIVVVIAAATTLAIWRLVPEPEGAGATGSIRGELGALRRGQVWFALGIGAIGFGGMFAVYSYIGEIVPGVMGLGVRAVPVALFVFGLGMTLGNLLAGRLADRSIYGTIFLGLTGMALSLALFGLVAQNAIAGMVVLLAIAITSQLMGPSLQLFLLDASPDAPSLAAALHHSALNIGNSLGAALGAAVLAAGWGLLAPAWTGVVLAVLGLGIAGWSYTVHRRQRRRVEAPASTESELSVPA; the protein is encoded by the coding sequence ATGTCGCATACGCCGACGCCACCCGCACCGCTGTCCCCCGGCCGGCTGCGGCTGGTCATCGTCGCGATGTCCCTGGGCGCCTTCGCGATCGGCACCACCGAGTTCGCCAGCATGGGCCTGCTGCCCCAGATCGCCCGCGACCTCGAGGTGTCCATCCCGCAGGCCGGCATGCTCATCACCCTGTACGCCCTCGGCGTGGTGATCGGTGCGCCGCTGGTGACGATCGCGGCGGTGCGGATCCCCCGCGCCCGGCTGCTGGTGCTGCTGATCGGCCTGATCGGACTGGGGAACCTGCTCTCCGCGATCGCTCCGGACTTCGCCACGCTGGCCACCGCCCGCTTCCTCGCGGGGCTCCCCCACGGCGCCTACTTCGGGGTCGCCTCGCTGGTCGCCGCCCGCCTCTCCCCGCCCGGCCGCCGCGCCCGCTCGGTGTCGCTGGTGATGCTGGGCCTGACGATCGCCACCATGATCGGGGTCCCGGCCTCCACCGCGCTCGGCCAGCAGGTGGGCTGGCGATCGGCCTACGTGATCGTGGTGGTGATCGCCGCCGCGACCACCCTGGCGATCTGGCGCCTGGTGCCCGAGCCCGAGGGGGCGGGCGCCACCGGTTCGATCCGCGGGGAGCTCGGTGCCCTGCGCCGCGGCCAGGTGTGGTTCGCGCTCGGGATCGGCGCCATCGGCTTCGGTGGCATGTTCGCCGTGTACAGCTACATCGGCGAGATCGTGCCGGGCGTGATGGGCCTCGGCGTGCGCGCCGTGCCGGTGGCGCTGTTCGTGTTCGGCCTCGGCATGACGCTGGGCAACCTCCTCGCCGGCCGCCTCGCGGATCGCAGCATCTACGGCACCATCTTCCTGGGCCTGACCGGCATGGCGCTCAGCCTCGCCCTCTTCGGCCTGGTCGCCCAGAACGCGATCGCCGGGATGGTGGTGCTGCTCGCGATCGCGATCACCTCCCAGCTGATGGGCCCCTCCCTGCAGCTGTTCCTGCTCGACGCCTCGCCCGACGCCCCCTCACTGGCCGCCGCCCTGCACCATTCGGCGCTGAACATCGGCAATTCGCTCGGCGCCGCCCTCGGCGCGGCCGTGCTCGCCGCCGGCTGGGGCCTGCTCGCCCCGGCCTGGACCGGCGTGGTGCTCGCGGTGCTGGGCCTCGGGATCGCCGGCTGGTCCTACACCGTCCACCGCAGGCAGCGTCGCCGGGTCGAGGCGCCGGCGTCCACCGAGAGTGAGCTGTCGGTGCCGGCCTGA
- a CDS encoding TetR/AcrR family transcriptional regulator, translating into MPRHDAAIAPEEAARAARSDARRRQVLHAAVPLMERSGSPAVSMQAIADEAGVSVGLIYRYFASKQELVQAVTEGVLDDMARMLAETVEPEEDPVRQIAGAFATYCTVIRDSRQAVMLTYRESNTLDEVGRSVVKELEVRTVEPLRSAVDTAVEQGLLRPIHAELFAYDLLTVAHSWALKHWYFAPRMTFEEFLRSQTALLLSTAIHPEHRHRYPDLLGDLA; encoded by the coding sequence ATGCCCCGTCACGATGCGGCGATCGCTCCGGAGGAGGCCGCCCGTGCGGCGCGCTCGGATGCGCGCCGGCGGCAGGTCCTGCACGCGGCCGTGCCGCTGATGGAGCGCAGCGGCTCGCCGGCGGTGTCGATGCAGGCGATCGCCGACGAAGCCGGGGTCTCCGTCGGCCTCATCTACCGGTACTTCGCGAGCAAGCAGGAGCTCGTGCAGGCCGTGACCGAGGGCGTGCTCGATGACATGGCACGGATGCTCGCGGAGACGGTCGAGCCGGAGGAGGACCCGGTGCGGCAGATCGCCGGCGCCTTCGCCACCTACTGCACCGTCATCCGTGACAGCCGTCAGGCGGTGATGCTCACCTATCGCGAATCGAACACCCTGGACGAGGTGGGTCGGAGCGTCGTCAAGGAACTGGAGGTGCGCACCGTCGAGCCGTTGCGCAGCGCCGTCGACACCGCTGTCGAGCAGGGTCTGCTGCGCCCGATCCACGCCGAGCTGTTCGCCTACGACCTGCTGACAGTGGCCCATTCCTGGGCGCTGAAGCACTGGTACTTCGCGCCGCGGATGACCTTCGAGGAGTTCCTGCGCTCCCAGACCGCACTGCTGCTGTCCACCGCGATCCACCCCGAACACCGCCACCGCTACCCCGACCTGCTCGGCGACCTCGCGTAG
- a CDS encoding acyl-CoA dehydrogenase family protein produces the protein MDFVIDDAMQGYIDAAAEVATQIAPAQQQREQDRVIAPELRRRMGELGLIAPELPSTLGGRDERALTSGMIAEQIARGDLTVAYVQIISSLVGQVLVRNARPEVAADWIPRITSGEDLVAIGLSEPGAGSDAGNPSMTARPERDGWVLEGTKSMSFAMDARAAVVFARTEPGRRGKGITAFLVELDRDGIRRRRAPDLGTRAVGRGYIDFSGTWIPARNQLGELGEGFTQVMQGFDFSRALIGLQVIGTAQVTLEETWEYTGTRTAFDQPLSSFQGVAFPLAEAETLLAAARLLCQRTLWLKDSGLPHTKEAAMCKWWAPKTAYDVIHQCLLSHGQNGYLTDRPIEQRLRDVLGLQIGDGTAQIMKLVIARHTVDRELAP, from the coding sequence ATGGATTTCGTCATCGACGACGCGATGCAGGGCTATATCGACGCGGCCGCCGAGGTCGCCACCCAGATCGCCCCCGCTCAGCAGCAGCGGGAGCAGGACCGGGTGATCGCCCCGGAGCTGCGCCGCCGGATGGGCGAGCTGGGGCTGATCGCCCCGGAACTGCCCTCGACGCTCGGCGGCCGTGACGAGCGTGCGCTGACCTCCGGGATGATCGCCGAGCAGATCGCCCGCGGTGACCTCACCGTCGCCTACGTGCAGATCATCAGCTCCCTGGTGGGGCAGGTCCTGGTTCGGAACGCTCGGCCCGAGGTGGCCGCCGACTGGATCCCGCGGATCACCAGCGGCGAGGACCTGGTGGCGATCGGGCTCTCGGAGCCGGGCGCCGGCTCCGATGCCGGCAACCCCTCGATGACGGCCCGGCCCGAGCGCGACGGGTGGGTGCTGGAGGGCACCAAGTCGATGTCGTTCGCGATGGATGCACGTGCCGCCGTGGTCTTCGCCCGCACCGAGCCGGGGCGCCGCGGCAAGGGCATCACCGCCTTCCTGGTGGAGCTGGACCGCGACGGGATCCGGCGCCGTCGCGCCCCGGACCTGGGGACCCGGGCCGTGGGCCGCGGATACATCGACTTCTCCGGCACCTGGATCCCTGCCCGGAACCAGCTCGGTGAGCTCGGTGAAGGGTTCACGCAGGTGATGCAGGGCTTCGACTTCTCCCGCGCGCTGATCGGTCTGCAGGTGATCGGCACCGCCCAGGTCACCCTCGAGGAGACCTGGGAGTACACCGGTACCCGCACCGCCTTCGACCAGCCGCTGAGCTCCTTCCAGGGCGTCGCCTTCCCGCTGGCCGAGGCGGAGACGCTGCTGGCCGCCGCGCGGCTGCTCTGCCAGAGGACGCTCTGGCTGAAGGACTCCGGGCTGCCGCACACCAAGGAGGCCGCGATGTGCAAGTGGTGGGCCCCGAAGACGGCGTACGACGTCATCCACCAGTGCCTGCTCAGCCACGGACAGAACGGCTACCTCACGGACCGGCCCATCGAGCAGCGCCTGCGCGACGTGCTGGGTCTGCAGATCGGCGACGGCACCGCCCAGATCATGAAGCTCGTCATCGCCCGCCACACCGTGGACCGCGAGCTCGCCCCGTGA
- a CDS encoding glucose 1-dehydrogenase: MAETPAPAINDQDLTGRICLVTGAAGGIGRGIATKLTAEGAIVVVADLDEEAAQHVAAELGGPSLAVPVDIADRASVDAMTAQVVDRFGRIDVLVNNAGWDKVGPFLDQDPALWDRIIGINLVGTLHCSQSVVRVMTAQGHGTVVNIASDAARVGSSGEAVYSACKGGIVAFTKTLARESARAGITANAVCPGPADTPLFDSISQDNPKLRASLERAIPLRRLAQPEDLAHAVAFLASPASHYITGQTLSVSGGLTMA, from the coding sequence ATGGCCGAGACCCCGGCCCCCGCCATCAACGACCAGGACCTCACCGGCCGCATCTGCCTCGTCACCGGCGCCGCCGGCGGCATCGGCCGGGGCATCGCCACGAAGCTCACCGCCGAGGGCGCGATCGTGGTGGTCGCCGATCTCGACGAGGAGGCGGCGCAGCACGTCGCCGCGGAGCTCGGCGGCCCCAGCCTCGCCGTCCCCGTCGACATCGCGGACCGAGCCTCCGTGGACGCGATGACCGCCCAGGTCGTGGACCGCTTCGGCCGGATCGACGTGCTGGTCAACAACGCCGGCTGGGACAAGGTGGGCCCGTTCCTGGACCAGGATCCCGCGCTCTGGGACCGCATCATCGGGATCAACCTTGTCGGCACCCTGCACTGCAGCCAGTCGGTGGTGCGGGTGATGACCGCGCAGGGCCACGGCACCGTCGTGAACATCGCCTCGGACGCGGCCCGGGTGGGCTCCAGCGGCGAGGCCGTGTACTCGGCGTGCAAGGGCGGGATCGTCGCCTTCACCAAGACCCTCGCCCGTGAGAGCGCCCGCGCCGGCATCACCGCCAACGCCGTCTGCCCCGGCCCGGCGGACACCCCGCTGTTCGACTCCATCTCCCAGGACAACCCCAAGCTGCGCGCCTCGCTCGAGCGAGCGATCCCGCTGCGCCGCCTCGCCCAGCCGGAGGACCTCGCCCACGCCGTGGCCTTCCTCGCCTCACCCGCCTCCCACTACATCACCGGCCAGACCCTGTCCGTCTCCGGCGGACTCACGATGGCCTGA
- a CDS encoding enoyl-CoA hydratase/isomerase family protein: MTDQQSPHLTALRTEVRDRIGTITLHRPEQRNALNQALLAELSTVLDAWEADAAVQGIIITGSGPQAFAAGADISEVAAWGVTEGLAATMQRLYDRLQDFPKPTLAALNGVAMGGGLELSMSCDIRIAAEEARMGLPEVGLGVLPSAGGTQRLSRLVGTGRALEMILTGRALTAEQAERYGLVTTVVPAADLLPTAAEIMTRILAKGPLAIRLAKMVIGPGHDTDQRTGLLLEQLAQTLLFTTADKAEGTAAFLEKRAPDFDGR; the protein is encoded by the coding sequence ATGACGGACCAGCAGTCCCCGCACCTCACGGCCCTCCGCACCGAGGTGAGAGACCGGATCGGCACGATCACGCTGCACCGTCCGGAGCAGCGCAACGCCCTGAACCAGGCCCTGCTGGCGGAGCTCTCCACCGTGCTGGACGCCTGGGAGGCCGACGCCGCCGTGCAGGGGATCATCATCACCGGCAGCGGCCCGCAGGCCTTCGCCGCCGGGGCCGATATCTCCGAGGTCGCGGCCTGGGGCGTCACCGAGGGGCTGGCCGCGACCATGCAGCGCCTCTACGACCGGCTCCAGGACTTCCCCAAGCCCACCCTCGCCGCGCTCAACGGCGTCGCGATGGGCGGCGGGCTCGAGCTGTCGATGAGCTGCGACATCCGGATCGCCGCCGAGGAGGCGCGGATGGGCCTGCCGGAGGTGGGCCTCGGGGTGCTGCCCAGCGCCGGTGGCACCCAGCGGCTCTCCCGCCTGGTGGGCACCGGGCGGGCGCTCGAGATGATCCTCACCGGCAGGGCGCTGACCGCCGAGCAGGCCGAACGGTACGGCCTGGTGACCACGGTGGTGCCCGCTGCGGACCTGCTGCCCACCGCGGCGGAGATCATGACGAGGATCCTCGCCAAGGGCCCGCTCGCGATACGACTCGCCAAGATGGTCATCGGCCCCGGCCACGACACGGATCAGCGCACCGGGCTGCTGCTGGAGCAGCTGGCGCAGACGCTGCTGTTCACGACCGCGGACAAGGCCGAGGGCACGGCGGCGTTCCTGGAGAAGCGGGCACCGGACTTCGACGGGCGGTGA
- a CDS encoding amino acid deaminase, which produces MPQHAPPSHQRTVQPRDKSFPAELVGRPITALDAPLSSFSTPLLVLDESVIAHNLRVMARWTTQRGLELMPHGKTTMAPALWARQLTAGCTGITVATGWQADLALREGIRTVQLANTCTDPALLRRLAAHLAEHPEQELVCWADSLATIDLLERELPAGSSLGVLVELGAAGARTGAREQATAREIGERIAASAVLHLVGAAGYEGAIAHDRSPASLAAVAAYCERLAALAESLRPLIAGPPWVSAGGSAYFDLVTDALAPLRGMRRILRSGAYIVHDSGFYRGISPLDATRGLSDQEALLPGMRAHARVVSMPEPGLALLDAGKRDVPYDEGLPVPLGVATALGGPERPLEGEITALNDQHAFLRHPGTAELALGDVVTLGLSHPCTAFDKWRLIPIVDPATGTVHEAVETFF; this is translated from the coding sequence ATGCCCCAGCACGCGCCACCGTCCCACCAGCGCACCGTCCAGCCCCGCGACAAGTCCTTCCCCGCCGAGCTCGTCGGCCGCCCGATCACCGCACTGGACGCACCGCTGAGCAGCTTCTCCACCCCGCTGCTGGTGCTCGACGAGTCGGTGATCGCGCACAATCTGCGGGTCATGGCGCGCTGGACCACACAGCGCGGCCTCGAGCTGATGCCGCACGGGAAGACCACCATGGCGCCGGCGCTGTGGGCGCGGCAGCTGACCGCCGGCTGCACCGGGATCACGGTCGCCACCGGCTGGCAGGCGGATCTCGCGCTGCGGGAGGGGATCCGGACGGTGCAGCTGGCGAACACCTGCACCGATCCCGCCCTGCTGCGCCGGCTCGCCGCCCACCTGGCGGAGCATCCCGAGCAGGAGCTGGTGTGCTGGGCGGACAGCCTCGCCACCATCGACCTGCTCGAACGCGAGCTGCCGGCCGGCTCCTCCCTCGGGGTGCTGGTGGAGCTGGGGGCCGCCGGGGCCCGCACCGGCGCGCGCGAGCAGGCGACGGCCCGAGAGATCGGCGAGCGCATCGCCGCCTCCGCGGTGCTGCACCTGGTCGGCGCGGCCGGGTACGAGGGCGCGATCGCCCATGACCGCTCCCCCGCCTCCCTGGCCGCGGTCGCCGCCTACTGCGAGCGCCTGGCCGCTCTCGCGGAGTCGCTGCGCCCGCTGATCGCGGGGCCCCCCTGGGTGAGCGCCGGCGGCAGCGCCTACTTCGATCTGGTGACCGACGCGCTCGCGCCGCTCCGGGGCATGCGGAGGATCCTCCGCTCGGGCGCGTACATCGTCCACGACTCCGGCTTCTACCGCGGCATCTCCCCGCTGGATGCCACCCGCGGCCTCTCCGACCAGGAGGCGCTGCTGCCGGGGATGCGCGCCCACGCCCGGGTGGTCTCGATGCCGGAGCCCGGGCTGGCCCTGCTCGACGCCGGCAAGCGGGACGTGCCCTATGACGAGGGTCTGCCCGTCCCGCTCGGTGTCGCCACCGCGCTCGGCGGCCCCGAGCGTCCGCTGGAGGGGGAGATCACGGCCCTGAACGACCAGCACGCCTTCCTCCGCCACCCGGGCACGGCGGAGCTCGCCCTCGGGGACGTGGTCACGCTCGGGCTGTCCCATCCGTGCACCGCCTTCGACAAGTGGCGGCTGATCCCGATCGTGGACCCCGCGACCGGCACGGTGCACGAGGCCGTGGAGACGTTCTTCTGA